Proteins co-encoded in one Aethina tumida isolate Nest 87 chromosome 7, icAetTumi1.1, whole genome shotgun sequence genomic window:
- the LOC109608921 gene encoding achaete-scute complex protein T8, which yields MASISVVHYNSASPHKLNVLQQTNTNKREVIVIRKPQNILPQPEDYNKEAILVNNAKKKPAKPAAKTSPQPVAVARRNARERNRVKQVNNGFANLRQHIPNFIAQAFESSNGRGGNKKLSKVETLRMAVEYIRSLEDILAMDNPQGTTSELQNQIQYNYPELSPSEDGFDEDDVSLTQTPPPPPQQFIKINTSSNTYQIIPGNLYDNSENLDPLIMSNQIISDTMIDPNLDFTMNQDLSYLNSIQTTGSLSPGMYSDQSLSPTSLEMSDQKSYIPVFNSPIQDDVKMRLSPNVQIKEETDNLPVISLKSEHEVPEGQKDNVIDVIQWWEEQQPPTVRRS from the coding sequence ATGGCTTCGATCAGCGTGGTCCACTACAATTCCGCGTCCCCGCACAAGCTGAACGTGCTGCAGCAGACCAACACGAACAAACGGGAGGTGATAGTGATTAGGAAACCGCAAAACATTCTTCCACAGCCTGAAGACTACAACAAGGAAGCAATCCTGGTGAACAACGCGAAGAAAAAACCGGCGAAACCGGCAGCCAAAACGTCGCCTCAACCAGTGGCGGTGGCCAGAAGAAACGCGCGCGAAAGAAACCGCGTCAAACAGGTAAACAATGGTTTCGCCAACCTGAGACAGCACATACCGAATTTCATCGCACAAGCCTTCGAATCCAGCAACGGCAGGGGCGGAAACAAGAAACTCAGCAAGGTGGAAACCCTCCGAATGGCCGTGGAGTACATCAGAAGTCTGGAGGACATCTTGGCCATGGATAATCCTCAGGGAACCACCAGCGAGTTGCAAAATCAGATCCAGTACAACTATCCGGAGTTGTCACCTTCCGAAGACGGTTTCGACGAGGACGACGTGTCGTTGACTCAgactcctcctcctcctcctcagcagtttattaaaatcaacacCTCGTCGAACACCTATCAAATTATACCGGGCAATCTGTACGATAACTCCGAGAATCTCGACCCTCTGATTATGAGTAACCAGATTATTTCAGACACAATGATTGACCCCAATTTGGACTTTACGATGAACCAAGATTTGTCCTACTTGAACAGTATTCAAACAACAGGGAGTCTTTCTCCTGGCATGTACAGCGATCAGTCGTTGTCGCCTACCTCCTTGGAGATGTCAGACCAAAAATCTTACATCCCCGTCTTCAACAGTCCGATACAAGACGACGTAAAAATGAGACTGAGTCCGAACGTACAAATTAAGGAGGAAACTGATAATTTACCGGTTATTTCGCTGAAATCCGAACACGAGGTTCCTGAAGGCCAGAAGGACAATGTCATTGACGTTATCCAATGGTGGGAAGAGCAGCAACCACCTACCGTCAGAAGGAGCTAG
- the LOC109608925 gene encoding uncharacterized protein LOC109608925 yields the protein MKMKTIVALLVIATLYRVSSATSNTTTHSDIIEKYQTNITALINDIILASNLTSANVTSTTSSIQSKVDISVDTLAQDIKLAQNAVCTQFSKPGSCTNTTIKSCLNQQKIYAQALSTKALEDCYNASTVTTLDSYQSDILSLKSPVSALGDTCAQLHPLASDTIGMDNCMTYNIAYYRQMLNEAITNYNIEIESIENDVDACILNKKSSITNQSTTILNNALQCTGTSV from the exons ATGAAGATGAAGACTATAGTAGCACTTCTGGTAATTGCAACACTTTATAGG GTGTCTTCAGCCACAAGCAACACAACAACCCATAGTGACATAATTGAAAAGTACCAAACTAATATCACCGCTCTGATTAACGACATCATTTTGGCGAGCAATCTCACATCAGCAAATGTAACCTCAACCACTTCATCAATCCAAAGCAAAGTGGACATATCAGTAGACACGTTGGCTCAAGACATCAAACTAGCACAGAACGCAGTCTGTACGCAGTTTTCAAAACCCGGATCTTGCACAAATACTACAATAAAATCATGTTTAAACCAGCAAAAAATATATGCCCAAGCCCTTTCCACCAAAGCACTAGAAGACTGTTACAATGCAAGCACAGTTACAACGTTGGATAGTTATCAGTCCGATATTTTGTCGCTAAAATCGCCAGTTTCAGCTCTTGGCGATACCTGCGCTCAGCTGCATCCTTTGGCTTCTGACACGATTGGCATGGACAACTGCATGACTTACAACATTGCCTATTACCGTCAGATGCTTAATGAAGCTATCACAAACTACAACATCGAAATTGAATCGATTGAAAATGATGTTGATGCATGCATTTTGAATAAGAAAAGCAGTATTACTAATCAAAGTACAACTATTTTGAACAATGCACTTCAGTGTACTGGAACTTCTGTTTAA